In a genomic window of Arthrobacter woluwensis:
- a CDS encoding arginine repressor, whose product MTSSQPGATSPATKTARQARISAILRGESVRSQAELAALLADDGVQVTQATLSRDLVEIGAVRVRGSDGGLVYAVPGEGGDRGPTSAVAQEILDARLEKLCGELLVTAEASANLVVLRTPPGAANFLALAIDHSVMPSVLGTIAGDDTVLLVARDPQGGEALAARFLAMADSNPN is encoded by the coding sequence ATGACGTCCTCGCAGCCCGGGGCCACGAGCCCCGCCACCAAGACGGCCCGCCAGGCGCGCATCAGCGCGATCCTGCGGGGCGAGAGCGTGCGCTCACAGGCGGAGCTGGCCGCTCTCTTGGCCGACGACGGCGTGCAGGTCACGCAGGCGACGCTCTCCCGGGATCTCGTGGAGATCGGCGCGGTCCGGGTCCGGGGGAGCGACGGCGGCCTCGTGTATGCCGTCCCCGGCGAGGGCGGCGACCGTGGCCCGACGAGCGCCGTCGCCCAGGAGATCCTGGACGCCCGCCTGGAGAAACTCTGCGGTGAACTGCTGGTCACGGCGGAGGCGTCGGCGAATCTCGTGGTGCTGCGGACCCCGCCTGGCGCCGCGAACTTCCTGGCCCTGGCCATCGACCACTCCGTGATGCCGTCCGTGCTGGGCACCATCGCGGGGGATGACACCGTGCTCCTGGTCGCCCGGGACCCCCAGGGCGGGGAGGCTCTCGCCGCCCGGTTCCTGGCCATGGCGGACAGCAATCCGAATTGA
- the argH gene encoding argininosuccinate lyase — protein MSSETHGTNEGALWGARFAGAPADALAALSKSTHFDWRLARYDIAGSKAHARVLHKAGLLDDTELDGMLAALTQLDEDVASGAYVAAESDEDVHGSLERGLLERAGTHLGGKLRAGRSRNDQIATLGRMFLRDHARIIAARVLDVVDALVAQSKAHPEVAMPGRTHLQHAQPVLLSHHLLAHAWALLRDVQRLQDWDKRAGVSPYGSGALAGSSLGLDPEAVAADLGFFSAVHNSIDGTASRDVFAEFAWIAAMIGVDISRISEEVILWATKEFSFVTLDDAYSTGSSIMPQKKNPDVAELARGKAGRLIGDLTGLLATLKGLPLAYNRDLQEDKEPVFDAADTLELLLPAVSGMIATLGFNTERMQSLAPQGFALATDVAEWLVRQGVPFREAHELSGAAVKQAESRGVELWDLTDEEYAAISPQLTPEVRSVLSTEGSLASRSAQGGTAPSAVARQLEALEVELSEARSFVA, from the coding sequence ATGAGCTCCGAAACCCACGGCACGAACGAGGGCGCCCTCTGGGGCGCGCGCTTCGCCGGCGCCCCGGCGGACGCACTCGCCGCGCTGAGCAAGTCCACGCACTTCGACTGGCGTCTGGCGCGGTACGACATCGCCGGCTCCAAGGCGCACGCCCGCGTGCTCCACAAGGCGGGTCTGCTCGACGACACCGAGCTGGACGGCATGCTGGCCGCCCTCACGCAGCTGGACGAGGACGTCGCGAGCGGCGCCTACGTGGCGGCCGAGAGCGACGAGGACGTGCACGGCTCCCTGGAACGCGGCCTGCTCGAGCGCGCCGGCACCCACCTGGGCGGCAAGCTCCGCGCCGGCCGGTCCCGCAACGACCAGATCGCCACCCTGGGACGCATGTTCCTGCGGGATCACGCCCGGATCATCGCCGCACGTGTGCTGGACGTGGTGGACGCCCTCGTGGCGCAGTCCAAGGCTCACCCCGAGGTCGCCATGCCGGGCCGCACGCACCTGCAGCACGCGCAGCCGGTCCTGCTCAGCCACCACCTCCTGGCCCACGCCTGGGCCCTCCTGCGCGATGTGCAGCGGCTCCAGGACTGGGACAAGCGTGCGGGCGTCTCGCCGTACGGCTCCGGCGCCCTGGCGGGTTCCTCGTTGGGTCTGGACCCGGAGGCCGTCGCAGCGGACCTCGGCTTTTTCTCGGCGGTGCACAACTCGATCGACGGCACGGCCTCCCGTGACGTCTTCGCGGAGTTCGCCTGGATCGCGGCCATGATCGGCGTGGACATCTCCCGCATCTCGGAGGAGGTCATCCTCTGGGCCACCAAGGAGTTCTCCTTCGTCACGCTGGATGACGCCTACTCCACGGGCTCGTCTATCATGCCGCAGAAGAAGAACCCTGACGTCGCGGAGCTGGCGCGTGGCAAGGCCGGCCGCCTCATCGGCGATCTGACCGGGCTGCTCGCCACGCTCAAGGGCCTGCCCCTCGCGTACAACCGGGATCTGCAGGAGGACAAGGAGCCCGTCTTCGACGCGGCCGACACCCTGGAACTGTTGCTCCCGGCGGTCTCCGGCATGATCGCGACGCTCGGTTTCAACACCGAGCGCATGCAGTCGCTCGCGCCGCAGGGCTTCGCTCTCGCCACCGATGTGGCCGAATGGCTGGTCCGGCAGGGCGTGCCGTTCCGCGAGGCCCACGAGCTCTCCGGCGCGGCCGTCAAGCAGGCCGAGAGCCGCGGCGTCGAGCTGTGGGACCTGACGGACGAGGAGTATGCGGCCATCTCCCCGCAACTGACTCCCGAGGTCCGCAGCGTGCTCTCGACCGAGGGCTCGCTCGCCAGCCGCAGCGCTCAGGGCGGCACCGCGCCGTCCGCCGTCGCACGTCAGCTTGAGGCGCTTGAAGTCGAGCTGAGCGAGGCACGGTCGTTCGTGGCCTGA
- the argB gene encoding acetylglutamate kinase, which translates to MTSSMTRDLSQAQSKAETLIEALPWIQRFAGNTMVIKYGGNAMINEELRRAFAEDIVFLHHVGVRPVVVHGGGPQINSMLARLGIESEFKGGLRVTTPEAMDVVRMVLTGQVGRELVGLINNHGPYAVGLSGEDGGLLQAIRTGTEVDGEAVDLGLVGEVVGVNPRAIHDLLEAGRIPVISTVAPEIGPDGSPTGDVLNVNADTAAAALAEALGASKLVILTDVEGLYANWPDKDSLISTLTADQLRAMLPSLQSGMIPKMEACLKAVDGGVPQSHIVDGRLPHSMLLEVFTTAGIGTQVVRDADADLTTEGL; encoded by the coding sequence ATGACCTCCAGCATGACGAGGGATCTCAGCCAGGCTCAGTCCAAGGCCGAGACCCTCATCGAAGCCCTGCCCTGGATCCAGCGCTTCGCCGGGAACACCATGGTGATCAAGTACGGCGGCAACGCCATGATCAACGAGGAACTGCGACGGGCTTTCGCGGAGGACATCGTCTTCCTGCACCACGTGGGCGTGCGGCCCGTGGTCGTGCACGGCGGCGGTCCGCAGATCAACTCCATGCTGGCCCGGCTGGGCATCGAGAGCGAGTTCAAGGGCGGACTGCGCGTCACCACGCCCGAGGCGATGGACGTCGTGCGCATGGTCCTCACGGGTCAGGTGGGCCGTGAGCTGGTGGGCCTCATCAACAACCACGGCCCGTACGCCGTGGGACTCTCCGGTGAGGACGGCGGCCTGCTGCAGGCCATCCGGACGGGCACCGAGGTGGACGGCGAGGCCGTGGACCTGGGCCTCGTGGGTGAGGTGGTGGGCGTGAACCCCCGCGCCATCCACGACCTCCTGGAGGCCGGCCGGATCCCGGTCATCTCCACGGTCGCTCCCGAGATCGGGCCGGACGGCTCCCCGACCGGGGATGTGCTGAACGTCAATGCGGACACCGCCGCGGCGGCCCTGGCCGAAGCGCTGGGCGCCAGCAAGCTCGTGATCCTGACCGACGTCGAGGGCCTGTACGCGAACTGGCCGGACAAGGACTCGCTCATCTCCACCCTGACCGCCGATCAGCTGAGGGCCATGCTGCCGAGCCTGCAGTCCGGCATGATCCCCAAGATGGAGGCCTGCCTCAAGGCGGTGGACGGGGGAGTGCCGCAGTCCCACATCGTGGACGGCCGCCTGCCGCACTCCATGCTGCTCGAGGTCTTCACGACGGCTGGCATCGGCACCCAGGTGGTCCGCGACGCGGACGCCGACCTCACCACGGAAGGGCTGTGA
- the argJ gene encoding bifunctional glutamate N-acetyltransferase/amino-acid acetyltransferase ArgJ translates to MSVTLPLGFRAAGITAGLKASGKPDMALVINDGPTKHAAGVFTSNRVAAAPVHWSRQVLADGRVDAVVLNSGGANACTGPQGFQNTHATAERLAALLGVSAGDVAVCSTGLIGEQLPMDKILPGLELLVDNAGPDAGSAAAEAIMTTDTVSKEASYIGFDPLGTGFTIGGMAKGAGMLAPGLATMLVVITTDAIVSPELLDAELREAVRLSFNRADSDGCMSTNDTVLLLASGASGSYPAGEEFGKGLQEVCKNLARQLIGDAEGAAHDIAIRTFNAASELDAETVSRAVARSNLFKTAIFGKDPNWGRVLSAVGTTDAVFDPDRLNVAINGVQICRNGGIGEDRSLVSLEDREVLVEIDLNAGEDEATIWTNDLTHDYVHENSAYSS, encoded by the coding sequence GTGAGTGTCACCCTTCCCCTCGGATTCCGTGCAGCAGGCATCACCGCAGGCCTGAAAGCCAGCGGCAAGCCGGACATGGCCCTGGTCATCAACGACGGGCCGACCAAGCACGCCGCCGGGGTGTTCACCTCGAACAGGGTGGCCGCGGCTCCCGTGCACTGGTCCCGCCAGGTCCTCGCGGACGGCCGCGTGGACGCGGTGGTCCTGAACTCGGGCGGCGCGAACGCCTGCACCGGCCCGCAGGGTTTCCAGAACACGCACGCGACGGCGGAACGGCTCGCCGCGCTGCTCGGCGTCTCCGCCGGGGACGTCGCCGTCTGTTCCACGGGCCTGATCGGCGAGCAGCTGCCCATGGACAAGATCCTGCCCGGTCTGGAACTGCTGGTGGACAACGCCGGTCCGGATGCCGGGTCCGCCGCGGCCGAGGCCATCATGACCACGGACACCGTGAGCAAGGAAGCCAGCTACATCGGTTTCGATCCGCTCGGCACCGGCTTCACGATCGGCGGCATGGCCAAGGGGGCCGGCATGCTCGCCCCCGGCCTGGCCACCATGCTCGTGGTTATCACCACGGACGCGATCGTCAGCCCGGAACTCCTGGACGCGGAGCTGCGGGAGGCCGTGCGTCTGAGCTTCAACCGCGCCGACTCGGACGGCTGCATGTCCACCAACGACACCGTCCTGCTGCTCGCCTCCGGCGCCTCCGGGTCCTACCCGGCCGGCGAGGAGTTCGGCAAGGGACTGCAGGAAGTGTGCAAGAACCTGGCCCGCCAGCTCATCGGCGACGCCGAGGGCGCCGCGCATGACATCGCCATCCGCACCTTCAACGCCGCCAGCGAGCTCGACGCCGAGACGGTGAGCCGCGCCGTCGCGCGCTCGAATCTCTTCAAGACCGCGATCTTCGGCAAGGACCCGAACTGGGGCCGCGTGCTCTCGGCTGTGGGCACCACGGATGCCGTCTTCGACCCGGACCGGCTGAACGTGGCCATCAACGGGGTGCAGATCTGCCGCAACGGCGGGATCGGCGAGGACCGTTCCCTGGTCAGCCTGGAGGACCGGGAGGTGCTCGTGGAGATCGACCTGAACGCCGGCGAGGACGAGGCCACCATCTGGACCAACGACCTCACCCACGACTACGTGCACGAAAACAGCGCCTACTCCAGCTGA
- a CDS encoding argininosuccinate synthase, whose amino-acid sequence MTERIVLAYSGGLDTSVAIGWIGEATGAEVIAVAVDVGQGGESLETIRQRALGCGAVEAYVADARDEFANEYAMPTLKANALYQGHYPLVSAISRPVIVKHLVKAAREFGATTVAHGCTGKGNDQVRFEVGIQTLGPDLKCIAPVRDLALTRDKAIAFAEEKGLPIETTKKNPYSIDQNVWGRAVETGYLEDIWNAPTKDIYDYTATPEFPPAPDEVVVTFHQGVPVAIDGVAVTPLQAIQELNRRAGAQGVGRIDVVEDRLVGIKSREIYEAPGAMALITAHKHLEDVTIEREQARFKATVGQRWSELVYDGQWFSPLKRSLDAFIEDTQKYVSGDIRMTLHGGQAIVNGRRSDTGLYDFSLATYDTGDTFDQSQAKGFIELWGMSSKVASTRDQRVAGA is encoded by the coding sequence GTGACTGAGCGCATCGTCCTGGCCTACTCCGGCGGCCTTGACACGTCTGTGGCCATCGGCTGGATCGGCGAAGCCACCGGCGCCGAAGTGATCGCCGTGGCGGTCGACGTCGGGCAGGGCGGCGAGTCCCTCGAGACCATCCGCCAGCGCGCCCTCGGCTGCGGTGCCGTGGAGGCCTACGTGGCCGACGCCCGCGATGAGTTCGCCAACGAGTACGCCATGCCCACCCTGAAGGCGAACGCCCTCTACCAGGGCCACTACCCGCTGGTGTCCGCGATCTCCCGCCCCGTGATCGTCAAGCACCTGGTCAAGGCCGCCCGTGAATTCGGCGCCACCACGGTCGCCCACGGCTGCACCGGCAAGGGCAACGACCAGGTCCGCTTCGAGGTCGGCATCCAGACCCTCGGCCCGGACCTGAAGTGCATCGCCCCGGTCCGCGACCTCGCCCTCACCCGGGACAAGGCCATCGCCTTCGCCGAGGAGAAGGGCCTGCCGATCGAGACCACCAAGAAGAACCCGTACTCGATCGACCAGAACGTCTGGGGCCGCGCCGTGGAGACCGGCTACCTCGAAGACATCTGGAACGCCCCCACCAAGGACATCTACGACTACACCGCCACCCCGGAGTTCCCGCCGGCGCCGGACGAGGTCGTCGTGACCTTCCACCAGGGTGTCCCGGTCGCGATCGACGGCGTGGCCGTCACCCCGCTGCAGGCCATCCAGGAGCTCAACCGCCGCGCCGGCGCCCAGGGCGTGGGCCGCATCGACGTGGTCGAGGACCGCCTCGTCGGCATCAAGTCCCGCGAGATCTACGAGGCCCCCGGCGCCATGGCGCTCATCACGGCCCACAAGCACCTCGAGGACGTCACCATCGAGCGCGAGCAGGCCCGCTTCAAGGCCACGGTCGGCCAGCGCTGGTCCGAACTGGTCTACGACGGCCAGTGGTTCTCCCCGCTCAAGCGCTCCCTGGACGCCTTCATCGAGGACACCCAGAAGTACGTCTCCGGCGACATCCGCATGACCCTGCACGGCGGCCAGGCCATCGTGAACGGCCGTCGTTCGGACACCGGCCTGTACGACTTCTCGCTCGCCACCTACGACACCGGCGACACCTTCGACCAGTCCCAGGCCAAGGGCTTCATCGAGCTCTGGGGCATGTCCTCCAAGGTCGCCTCCACCCGCGACCAGCGGGTCGCGGGAGCCTGA
- a CDS encoding quinone oxidoreductase family protein, whose translation MHAIIARETGGPEVLEYTETDVPQPGPGRLRFRVAATGVNFIETYQREGIYPLPFPWTPGAEASGVVDAVGEGVTGFAVGDRIATAEAAECYAEYAIVDADKALPVPDGLDLETAAALPLQGMTAHYLATSSFPAGEGTTALVHAGAGGVGLLLIQLLKARGARVITTVSTPEKADLARLAGADLVVDYSDFATQARQFTDGRGVDVVYDGVGKDTFDSSLQSLRVRGTLVLFGAASGPVPPVDPQRLNQGGSLFLTRPTLGHHLQDAEERRWRSGEVFGAAADGGLSVRIGARYPLSRAADAHRDLAARRTTGKVLLIPDGD comes from the coding sequence ATGCACGCCATCATCGCCCGGGAGACCGGCGGACCAGAGGTGCTCGAGTACACCGAGACGGACGTCCCCCAGCCCGGACCCGGCCGGCTCCGCTTCCGCGTGGCCGCCACCGGGGTCAACTTCATCGAGACCTACCAGCGGGAGGGCATCTATCCCCTGCCGTTCCCCTGGACCCCCGGGGCGGAGGCGTCCGGAGTGGTCGACGCCGTGGGTGAGGGAGTGACCGGCTTCGCGGTCGGCGACCGGATCGCCACCGCCGAGGCCGCCGAATGCTACGCGGAGTACGCGATCGTCGACGCGGACAAGGCCCTGCCCGTCCCCGACGGCCTGGACCTCGAGACCGCGGCGGCGCTTCCTCTGCAGGGCATGACCGCCCACTACCTGGCGACCTCCAGCTTCCCGGCCGGCGAGGGCACCACCGCCCTGGTGCACGCCGGGGCCGGCGGCGTGGGGCTGCTCCTCATCCAGCTTCTCAAGGCCCGCGGCGCACGGGTCATCACCACGGTGTCCACGCCGGAGAAGGCCGACCTCGCGCGCCTCGCGGGCGCCGATCTGGTGGTCGACTACTCGGACTTCGCCACCCAGGCGCGGCAGTTCACGGACGGCCGCGGCGTGGACGTGGTGTACGACGGCGTCGGCAAGGACACCTTCGACTCCTCCTTGCAGAGCCTCCGTGTCCGCGGAACGCTCGTGCTCTTCGGCGCGGCCTCCGGGCCGGTCCCGCCCGTCGATCCCCAGCGGCTCAACCAGGGCGGCTCCCTGTTCCTCACCCGGCCGACGCTCGGACACCACCTCCAGGACGCCGAAGAACGGCGCTGGCGCTCGGGCGAGGTGTTCGGCGCGGCGGCCGACGGCGGCCTGTCGGTGCGCATCGGCGCCCGGTACCCGCTCTCCCGCGCCGCCGACGCCCACCGTGACCTCGCCGCGCGGCGGACCACGGGCAAGGTGCTGCTGATCCCCGATGGCGACTGA
- a CDS encoding DinB family protein produces the protein MSQITSGSSDHASADDTLLHDLRSAADLVNKLAASLDDEAVKAPSVLPGWTRGHVLAHVMGISEAMARQIEHAKRGERIDLYDGGYEGRTARIELAAGHTAEEHREDVQAATTRALDALASLEPQEWDVPISYRDGVVRDGAFALWRELTIHGTDLGLDYGPETWSKAFCLHLLDFLAARVPEGRHLVLQPLGLPPRTLGHGGDGVVVSGMLTDIAAWLAGREPSLSSLRASAAADDVDLPELLPWPSGVAPTK, from the coding sequence ATGAGCCAGATCACTTCCGGGTCCTCGGACCACGCCTCCGCCGACGACACCCTGCTCCACGATCTCCGGTCCGCCGCGGACCTGGTGAACAAGCTGGCGGCCTCCCTGGACGATGAGGCCGTGAAGGCGCCGTCAGTCCTTCCCGGATGGACCCGGGGTCACGTCCTGGCCCACGTCATGGGCATCAGCGAGGCGATGGCGCGGCAGATCGAGCACGCGAAGCGCGGCGAGCGGATCGACCTGTACGACGGCGGCTACGAGGGCCGCACGGCGCGCATCGAACTCGCCGCGGGCCACACCGCGGAGGAGCACCGCGAAGACGTCCAGGCCGCGACGACCCGCGCACTGGACGCCCTCGCCAGCCTGGAACCTCAGGAGTGGGACGTCCCCATCAGCTACCGGGACGGCGTGGTGCGGGACGGCGCCTTCGCGCTCTGGCGTGAGCTCACCATCCATGGCACGGACCTCGGCCTGGATTACGGGCCGGAGACCTGGTCCAAGGCCTTCTGCCTGCACCTGCTGGACTTTCTCGCCGCGCGGGTACCGGAAGGCCGGCACCTCGTGCTCCAGCCCCTCGGCCTGCCGCCCCGGACACTCGGCCACGGGGGCGACGGAGTGGTGGTGAGCGGCATGCTCACGGACATCGCCGCGTGGCTGGCGGGTCGTGAGCCGAGCCTGTCGTCCCTGCGCGCCTCGGCCGCCGCGGACGACGTCGACCTGCCGGAGCTGCTGCCCTGGCCGTCCGGCGTCGCACCCACGAAGTAG
- the argF gene encoding ornithine carbamoyltransferase has protein sequence MTSVRHFLKDTDLSPAELNEVLDLAVRLKAEPDSLAVYAGEGRARKTVAVIFDKTSTRTRVSFSAGVSELGGSPLIINPGEAQIGHKESVADTARVLERMVSTIVWRTGAHQGLVEMAENSRVPVINALCDDYHPCQLLADLLTIREHKGTLAGLTLTYLGDAANNMANSYLLAAVNAGMHVRIAGPEGYLPAPEIVAAGEERAAQTGGSVLVTSDAAEALTGADVVATDTWVSMGQEAEKESRMTLFRDYSVTEEAMAQAAPDAIVLHCLPAYRGYEIAADVIDGPQSVVWDEAENRLHAQKAVMAWLMHRSGLSVVPGLD, from the coding sequence ATGACTTCCGTACGTCACTTCCTCAAAGACACCGACCTCAGCCCCGCCGAGCTGAACGAGGTCCTGGACCTTGCGGTGCGGCTCAAGGCCGAACCGGACTCCCTGGCCGTGTACGCGGGCGAAGGCCGGGCGCGCAAGACGGTCGCGGTCATCTTCGACAAGACGTCCACCCGGACCCGCGTGTCGTTCAGCGCCGGCGTGTCCGAGCTCGGCGGCAGCCCCCTCATCATCAATCCCGGGGAGGCGCAGATCGGCCACAAGGAGTCCGTGGCCGACACCGCCCGCGTGCTCGAGCGCATGGTCTCCACGATCGTGTGGCGGACCGGCGCGCACCAGGGCCTGGTGGAGATGGCGGAGAACTCCCGAGTGCCCGTGATCAACGCGCTCTGCGACGACTACCACCCGTGCCAGCTGCTGGCCGATCTGCTCACCATCCGCGAGCACAAGGGCACGCTGGCCGGCCTCACCCTGACCTACCTGGGCGACGCCGCCAACAACATGGCGAACTCCTACCTCCTGGCCGCCGTCAACGCGGGCATGCACGTGCGCATCGCGGGCCCGGAGGGGTACCTGCCGGCGCCGGAGATCGTCGCCGCGGGTGAGGAGCGCGCCGCCCAGACCGGCGGCAGCGTCCTCGTCACGAGCGACGCGGCCGAGGCTCTGACCGGCGCCGACGTCGTCGCCACGGACACCTGGGTGTCCATGGGGCAGGAGGCCGAGAAGGAGTCCCGCATGACGCTCTTCCGTGACTACTCGGTCACCGAGGAGGCCATGGCGCAGGCCGCGCCGGATGCCATCGTGCTGCACTGCCTGCCCGCGTACCGCGGGTACGAGATCGCCGCGGACGTGATCGACGGCCCGCAGTCCGTCGTGTGGGACGAGGCTGAGAACCGTCTGCACGCCCAGAAGGCCGTGATGGCGTGGCTCATGCACCGTTCCGGCCTGTCCGTGGTGCCGGGTCTGGACTGA
- the argC gene encoding N-acetyl-gamma-glutamyl-phosphate reductase has protein sequence MSISVAVSGASGYAGGEVLRLLATHPGVTIGAITAHSNAGARLGSVQPQLHTLGDRILEETSVENLAGHDVVFLALPHGASAEIAAQLPEGTLVIDAGADHRLEDAAAWEKFYGSPHAGTWPYGLPELPGQREKLRGSKRVAVPGCYPTSALLALTPGFAAGLLEPQDVVIVSASGTSGAGKAAKVNLLGSEVMGSMSPYGVGGGHRHTPEIEQGLGNAAGEPVTVSFTPTLAPMSRGILTTATARVKPGVGAEELRAAWQDAYENETFVHLLPEGQWPTTKSVQGSNHAVLQLAYDAHTGRVIVSAAIDNLTKGTAGGAVQSMNIALGLDESLGLAQLGVAP, from the coding sequence ATGAGCATATCCGTCGCCGTTTCCGGAGCCAGTGGTTACGCAGGGGGAGAGGTGCTGCGCCTGCTCGCCACCCACCCCGGAGTGACCATCGGCGCCATCACCGCCCACAGCAACGCCGGGGCCCGCCTGGGCAGCGTTCAGCCGCAGCTTCACACCCTCGGTGACCGCATCCTGGAAGAGACCAGCGTGGAGAATCTGGCCGGGCATGACGTGGTGTTCCTGGCACTGCCGCACGGCGCGTCCGCCGAGATCGCCGCGCAGCTGCCCGAAGGCACCCTGGTGATCGACGCCGGCGCGGACCACCGTCTCGAGGACGCCGCGGCGTGGGAGAAGTTCTACGGCTCGCCGCACGCGGGCACGTGGCCGTACGGCCTGCCCGAGCTCCCCGGCCAGCGGGAGAAGCTCCGCGGCAGCAAGCGCGTCGCCGTGCCGGGCTGCTACCCGACGTCGGCCCTCCTCGCGCTCACCCCGGGCTTCGCGGCCGGCCTCCTCGAACCGCAGGACGTGGTGATCGTCTCCGCCTCCGGCACGTCCGGCGCCGGGAAGGCCGCCAAGGTCAACCTGCTCGGCTCGGAGGTCATGGGCTCCATGTCGCCGTACGGCGTGGGCGGTGGGCACCGCCACACCCCGGAGATCGAACAGGGACTCGGCAACGCTGCGGGCGAGCCCGTCACGGTCTCCTTCACCCCGACGCTCGCCCCCATGAGCCGCGGCATCCTGACCACCGCGACGGCGCGGGTGAAGCCGGGCGTCGGCGCGGAGGAGCTGCGCGCGGCCTGGCAGGACGCCTACGAGAACGAGACGTTCGTGCACCTCCTGCCCGAAGGCCAGTGGCCGACCACCAAGTCCGTGCAGGGTTCCAACCACGCCGTCCTCCAGCTGGCGTACGACGCGCACACGGGAAGGGTGATTGTCAGTGCGGCAATCGATAACCTGACCAAGGGCACCGCAGGCGGTGCCGTGCAGTCCATGAACATCGCCCTGGGTCTCGACGAATCCCTGGGTCTCGCCCAGCTAGGAGTCGCCCCGTGA
- a CDS encoding acetylornithine transaminase, translating into MAKHADITPAQEEGLLDARTASGAEWLSRYSGALLNVFGTPQRVLVRGAGAVVWDADGKEYLDLLGGIAVNALGHAHPFVTSVISSQLATLGHVSNFFASPPQIALAEKLLELAGAPDGSKVFFSNSGTEANEAAFKLARRNADGPEGPRRKIIALEGAFHGRTMGALALTAKQAYREPFEPLPGGVVHLPFNDQQALRDAVDGQTAAVVLEPIQGEAGVRPLDPEYLRLARELCTEHGALLILDEVQTGVGRTGQWFAFQESGVLPDAMTLAKGLGGGFPIGALVTFGEKVSALLNPGQHGTTFGGNPVATAAALATLHVIEQQGILAQVRATGERLARGLAAVPGVTEVRQRGLLIGIDLDADVAPAFITAALDAGFILNAPGPHTLRLAPPLILSDAQADAFLGAFPGILSTAKAASAAE; encoded by the coding sequence ATGGCGAAGCACGCTGACATCACCCCCGCGCAGGAGGAAGGCCTCCTGGACGCCCGCACGGCGAGCGGCGCGGAGTGGCTCTCGCGCTACTCCGGAGCCCTGCTCAACGTCTTCGGCACGCCGCAGCGCGTGCTGGTCCGCGGCGCGGGCGCCGTGGTTTGGGATGCCGACGGCAAGGAGTACCTGGACCTGCTGGGCGGGATCGCGGTGAACGCGCTGGGCCACGCCCACCCGTTCGTCACCTCGGTGATCTCGAGCCAGCTGGCCACCCTCGGCCACGTCTCCAACTTCTTCGCCTCCCCGCCGCAGATCGCGCTCGCGGAGAAGCTCCTGGAGCTCGCGGGCGCGCCCGACGGCTCCAAGGTGTTCTTCTCCAACTCCGGCACCGAGGCCAATGAGGCGGCGTTCAAGCTCGCGCGCCGCAACGCGGACGGACCGGAAGGGCCGCGCCGGAAGATCATCGCCCTCGAGGGAGCCTTCCACGGCCGCACCATGGGCGCTCTCGCCCTCACCGCCAAGCAGGCTTACCGTGAGCCGTTCGAGCCGCTGCCCGGCGGAGTCGTCCATCTTCCGTTCAACGATCAGCAAGCGCTTCGCGACGCCGTCGACGGCCAGACCGCCGCCGTGGTCCTGGAGCCGATCCAGGGCGAGGCCGGTGTGCGTCCGCTCGATCCCGAGTACCTGCGGCTCGCCCGGGAACTGTGCACCGAGCACGGCGCCCTCCTCATCCTGGACGAGGTCCAGACCGGCGTGGGGCGCACGGGCCAGTGGTTCGCCTTCCAAGAGAGCGGCGTGCTGCCGGACGCCATGACCCTGGCGAAGGGTCTCGGCGGTGGCTTCCCCATCGGTGCGCTCGTCACGTTCGGCGAGAAGGTCTCCGCCCTGCTGAACCCGGGCCAGCACGGCACCACGTTCGGCGGCAATCCGGTGGCGACGGCCGCGGCCCTTGCTACCCTGCACGTGATCGAGCAGCAGGGCATCCTGGCTCAGGTCCGCGCCACGGGTGAGCGCCTGGCGCGCGGCCTGGCCGCGGTGCCCGGCGTGACGGAGGTCCGCCAGCGCGGCCTGCTGATCGGGATCGACCTGGACGCCGACGTCGCGCCCGCTTTCATCACCGCGGCGCTCGACGCCGGTTTCATCCTCAACGCGCCCGGCCCCCACACGCTGCGCCTGGCGCCGCCCCTCATCCTCAGCGATGCCCAGGCGGACGCGTTCCTCGGCGCGTTCCCCGGCATCCTCTCCACGGCCAAGGCCGCCTCGGCGGCAGAGTAG